The Plasmodium relictum strain SGS1 genome assembly, chromosome: 2 genome segment ataattttaagacATAAGATTTACTCACTTCAATGTATtctagatataaaaaataataacaatgatAAGAACATGATAAAGTGGGTTAACAATTTATCTTTGGAATCAATAGTCGATATATATGGTAAGTTAATTAAACCGGATATACCAATTGATAGCACAAGtattaaatatgaaatacATATAGATAAAATTTTCTGTATAAGTAGAACAGTTAAAGAATtaccttttttattaaaagatgccaATATGAAAGAAACGTGTGAAGAATCAACAATAAAAGTTAATCAAGATAATAGACTTAATAACCGATGTTTTGATTTGCGTACTTATGCAAActttagtattttttttcttcaatcaCAAATATGTCAAATATTTAGAAACTTTTTAGTTCAGAACAATTTTATAGAAATACACACTCCAAAATTATTAGGAGAAAGTAGTGAAGGAGGAGCAAATGCatttcaaataaattattttaatcaaAATGGATACTTGGCTCAATCTCCTCAACTGTTTAAGCAAATGTGTATTAACTCAGGATTTGATAGAGTATTTGAAATAGGTCCAGTTTTCAGAGCTGAAAATAGTAATACTTATAGACATTTGTGTGAATATATATCATTAGATGTTGAAATGACATATAAATATGATTATATGgaaaatgtatatttttatgattctatgtttaaacatatatttaaagaacTAACTactttagaaaaaaatgatatgtTTATTAAATCCATAAAGAATCAATATCCTTCTGAGGATTTTAAATGGTTAGATGTAACACCAATATTTACATATGAAGAAGCAATAAGGTTATTAATAAAACACaacaaattaaatttaaaagaagaagaaatttTAACTTATGACTTAACCACTGATATGGAAAAGGAGTTaggaaaaattattaatgatTCTCATAATActcattattatataattatcaaTTTTCCCTCTTCATTAAGGCCATTTTATACTATGTACGATGAGAATAATCCTCAAATTTCAAATTCGtatgatttttttatgaGAGGTGAAGAAGTTTTATCTGGGTCTCAGAGAATTAGCGATGTGaagttattattaaataatgtaaaatCATTCAATCTAGATCCTCAAAAACTAAATTTCTATATTGAATCCTTTTCTTATTCTTCATATCCTCACTCTGGATGTGGTATAGGTTTAGAAAGAGTTCTCATGCTTTTTCTAGGATTAA includes the following:
- a CDS encoding aspartate--tRNA ligase, putative — its product is MQSSYYILNKLLNLKYISSKKYKVKHFFFINYQKIYFLTKKMEDIPTVNITDVSDKKKEKKLKKLAEKEKKLAKKAERENLKNEATKILEYVCEDINKDNYGYLSVSNIKEKDIKLYNLEAIYNLLLNESNKEIKREDNNITSTSNEDKEKRNELEYILQNNIWIRGRIHDIRGKGSLSFIILRHKIYSLQCILDIKNNNNDKNMIKWVNNLSLESIVDIYGKLIKPDIPIDSTSIKYEIHIDKIFCISRTVKELPFLLKDANMKETCEESTIKVNQDNRLNNRCFDLRTYANFSIFFLQSQICQIFRNFLVQNNFIEIHTPKLLGESSEGGANAFQINYFNQNGYLAQSPQLFKQMCINSGFDRVFEIGPVFRAENSNTYRHLCEYISLDVEMTYKYDYMENVYFYDSMFKHIFKELTTLEKNDMFIKSIKNQYPSEDFKWLDVTPIFTYEEAIRLLIKHNKLNLKEEEILTYDLTTDMEKELGKIINDSHNTHYYIIINFPSSLRPFYTMYDENNPQISNSYDFFMRGEEVLSGSQRISDVKLLLNNVKSFNLDPQKLNFYIESFSYSSYPHSGCGIGLERVLMLFLGLNNIRKTSLFPRDPKRLIP